From Vulpes vulpes isolate BD-2025 chromosome 7, VulVul3, whole genome shotgun sequence, one genomic window encodes:
- the LOC140599774 gene encoding uncharacterized protein, whose product MVEYGLGLGKDKCVWIHNTISVQVVVKLESQCLLSTYSSVADSRFPTCKRQTIPDGHNGFSGVETRKEWKVVSEPSISSFDELQEPQDCCCFEWCSRWCRRQTERLREFFRRVRRSSIWEIQSASWDYEWRWKWTEEDIPHTPESSPSTEDLQGFKAERASALRRNQICPTTPSREELLEQQVEELVPALLSLDDLSIFQFMETYIDFGTTEEVLDLLFAKYRSIEASPKIGGIQMRWDITMSSFLSIWLEYYEEDFDDPPEFPALTKLMNFTGQYFPGSTLDDRVNSYFEYLRNLHQPEFEGGDDTLSSDPEQHPEPPQECARVSTVGPAAPSGSQGMELVPAAGAEGSARGLTPAAVYKVRHVVVRPLNPCPELEEPPAPLGTLEAKRAPPPAIEVIDVPKEPCHSVEQPAADSEQQPEPPQEPARAVPTVGPAAPSRAQGKELVPAGGAEGSAGALMPAAVYKARHVVVRPLNPCPDPEEPPAPLGALGAERAPPPAIEVINVVEQPPHSGEQRASDPEQHPEPPRQEPARGRLWGLLKLLGFR is encoded by the exons TGCGTGTGGATACACAACACGATTTCAGTTCAGGTGGTGGTCAAGCTGGAGAGTCAGTGCCTCCTGTCTACTTACAGTTCTGTGGCTGACAGCAGGTTTCCTACTT GCAAGAGGCAGACCATCCCCGATGGGCACAACGGCTTCTCCGGGGTGGAAACCAGGAAAGAATGGAAAGTTGTGTCTGAACCCAG CATTTCCAGTTTTGATGAACTCCAGGAACCCCAGGATTGCTGCTGCTTCGAATGGTGTAGCCGTTGGTGCCGCCGTCAAACCGAACGCCTCAGGGAGTTTTTCAGGAGGGTCCGGAGG AGCTCCATATGGGAAATACAGAGCGCCTCATGGGACTATGAGTGGCGGTGGAAGTGGACGGAAGAGGACATCCCACACACCCCGGAGTCCAGCCCATCTACCGAAGACCTGCAAGGGttcaag gctgaaagggcctcagccctgagaaggaatcAGATCTGCCCGACCACCCCCAGCCGGGAGGAGCTGCTGGAGCAGCAGGTAGAAGAACTGGTGCCCGCCTTGCTGTCCTTGGACGAcctttccatttttcaatttATGGAAACATATATTGATTTTGGCACCACCGAAGAGGTCCTGGACCTGCTGTTTGCAAA atatcGAAGCATCGAAGCGTCCCCCAAGATAGGAGGAATCCAGATGCGCTGGGATat caccATGTCCTCCTTCCTGAGCATCTGGCTAGAGTACTATGAGGAGGACTTCGACGATCCCCCAGAATTTCCTGCCCTGACAAAGCTAATGAATTTCACGGGACAGTACTTTCCAGGCTCAACGCTGGACGATCGAGTCAACAGTTACTTTGAATATTTAAGAAACCTCCATCAACCAGAGtttgagggtggag atgatactctgtcttcggaccccgagcaacaccctgaaccaccccaAGAGTGCGCCCGAGTTTCAacggtggggcctgctgcaccttcagggtctcaggggatggagctggtcccagctgctggagctgagggctcgGCCCGAGGCCTGACGCCAGCTGCTGTGTACAAGGTAAGACACGTGGtagtcagacctctgaatccctgtcctgagctggaagagccacctgcacccttgggaaccCTGGAGGCCAAAcgggccccaccaccggctatcgaggtcatcgatGTGCCGAAGGAACCAtgtcactcagtggagcaaccggctgcGGACTCGgagcaacaacctgaaccaccGCAAGAGCCTGCCCGAGCCGtcccgactgtggggcctgctgcaccttcccGGGCTCAGGGGAAGGAGCTGGTCCCGGCTGGGGGAGCTGAGGGCTCGGCTGGAGCCCTGATGCCAGCTGCTGTATACAAGGCAAGacacgtggtggtcagacctctgaatccctgtcccGACCCGGAGGaaccacctgcacccttgggagccctgggggCCGAACGGGCCCCACCACCGGCGATCGAGGTCATCAATGTGGTGGAGCAGCCGCCTCACTCAGGGGAGCAACGggcttcggaccccgagcaacaccctgaaccaccgcggcaagagcccgcccgaggccgactgtggggcctgctgaagcTCCTGGGCTTCAGGTGA